TAATTTTGCAGCGACATAAGAGGAATCCGAATATGGGTATATGATGTTTATCAGAAATTCACTTTACTTAAACGAAAGGGGAGAGAAATGATTATCGATGCAAATGAATCTGAAAATACAAAAAAAGATCTGCATACTGATATCTGTGTTGTGGGCGCCGGCATCGCCGGAATTGCATTTGCCAGAGAGATTGCGAAATCCGGAAAAGAAGTATTACTGCTTGAAAGCGGCGGGTTAGAACCCAAAGATTCAGCACAAGAACTGAATTCCGGCAAAAATACAGGGCGACCATATTATGAACTGAACGAAGCAAGAGAGAGGGCCTTTGGAGGCAGCAGCCACATGTGGCATGTGGATAAAGAGTGGCAGATAAATACCGGGTCACTCCCCGAAGAAATTGTTCGCCTTCGCGGAATGGATGCGATCGACTTTAGAAAAAGAGAGTGGGTACCCTACAGCGGATGGCCAATATCCAAAGATGATTTGGACCCTTACTATTCGCAGGCTCATGAACTATTCAAAATTGGCCCATATCAGTATGAGGCAGACTTTTGGGAGGAAAAGCTGGGTCTTAAGAAAATTCCCTTCCGGAAAAACAGGGTGAAAACAACAGTCTTTCAGTTTGCCCGGAATAACATCTTTTACACGGATTATCGCCGTGAACTGGAAGCATCAGATAATATTACGGTTTATCTGAATGCTACTGCACTGGAAATTAAGCTCCGCGAAAATGCAAAAAGTGTTGCATCGGTTAAGGCAAGATCATCGGCCGGAAATGAATTTACCGTAAACGCTACAACCTATGTACTGGCCCAGGGTGGTTTGGAAACGCCACGTTTGATGCTATTGTCCAATAACGTAATGAATATGGGGGTTGGAAATCATAACGACCTTGTAGGCCGGTTTTTTATGGAACATCCTCATCTCTGGACAGGAAAATTAATTCCTTCTGATCAGCAGTATTTTCAAAATGGGTCTCTGTATGGTTTAAATGTTTATGATTCTGTGCCGTTTTTAGGAAAGATCGTTCTTTCTGATGATGTTATGAAAGAAGAAAGGCTTATGAATCATTCTCTCAATATCCTTCATCGCATACCTATGGCTTCACTCTTGAAACCGTCCAGGGCATTT
The DNA window shown above is from Rhodohalobacter sp. SW132 and carries:
- a CDS encoding GMC family oxidoreductase, whose product is MIIDANESENTKKDLHTDICVVGAGIAGIAFAREIAKSGKEVLLLESGGLEPKDSAQELNSGKNTGRPYYELNEARERAFGGSSHMWHVDKEWQINTGSLPEEIVRLRGMDAIDFRKREWVPYSGWPISKDDLDPYYSQAHELFKIGPYQYEADFWEEKLGLKKIPFRKNRVKTTVFQFARNNIFYTDYRRELEASDNITVYLNATALEIKLRENAKSVASVKARSSAGNEFTVNATTYVLAQGGLETPRLMLLSNNVMNMGVGNHNDLVGRFFMEHPHLWTGKLIPSDQQYFQNGSLYGLNVYDSVPFLGKIVLSDDVMKEERLMNHSLNILHRIPMASLLKPSRAFHGLKKSFKTLDISRQMVRDFKTLASNVDVVSYAAWNKIAQKRNNKGYQRTNKFDGYQLNIMSEQAPNPNSRVILGQERDAFGQHKMNLSWEVSRDDMRSMRRFLEIINRELKKDSLGEIISLPSDDSVPDSLHGGYHHMGTTRMSDDPKQGVVDKNCRVHGMNNLYVAGSSVFPTCGYANPTLTLAALTLRLADHLK